One Engystomops pustulosus chromosome 7, aEngPut4.maternal, whole genome shotgun sequence DNA window includes the following coding sequences:
- the ANKRD11 gene encoding ankyrin repeat domain-containing protein 11: MPKGGCSKTPQPEEFSLSYDMVEKQTGKKDKDKVSLNKTPKLDRSDGGKEKTTKRKLPFSVGTNGDQKDSDTEKQGPEKKRIKKEPANRKSSLPFGIGISGIRAGYPLSERQQVALLMQMTAEESANSPVDTTPKHPSQSTVGQKGTPNSASKTKDKVNKRNERGETRLHRAAIRGDARRIKELINEGADVNVKDFAGWTALHEACNRGYYDVAKQLLAAGAEVNTKGLDDDTPLHDASNNGHFKVVKLLLRYGGNPHQSNRKGETPLKVANSPTMVNLLLGKGTYTSSEESSTESSEEEDAPSFAPSSSVDGNNTDSEFEKGSKHKGKHQEAPKSTPVKDEYEFDEDDEEDRVPPVDDKHLLKKDFRKETKANSYISIPKMEVKTYSKNTTAPKKAARRILSDTSDEEENSVSLGAADKLRLSAHTVLPSNKTREQPVAKHKEKSKVKKKRKKDTKNKETKFGKKNNIFCSESESENLESDVENDMLSLDNSNCVKDSALALKEPSLFSSLSASSASSQGSLASQKHNANIPDQHSKHWRTDNWKTVSSPTWSDVSSLSDSTRTRLTSDYDYSSEDSSLESLKQVKKKHEHKKKSNTHNSIYEKNSFHLHVEGAIPKLDKEGKVVKKHKTKHKHKSKEKVQNQTSQEVKILKSFSFDYEDSKQKSEKCFNLEVDIPEKLKVLKHDHDHLRKEDKPITKVKVEEKDWPFRDEGGKVFKEEKSSKKTKDAKESKSLKEDRDRSSKTDREKTVKEKSPKDDRPKTHKEEKKKKVKDKSSKSEKKSEVKEEKLSKNEREKVKKEKTHEEEVSFDEFNKSNFLDNEEAKYCTSDDQGLWMSEMSSDSSFDFKAEDSWDSSFTDFRESKNNMIPKLVVESIKEEVKEKDSKSKDKRDYGDKPEKEVAIKRKDRDSSDKVSDKKRDQADLHKGIPSYTTEKEKKRRDSLECTKVRKDKDGDSIRRDSLINKDRRDSKVKQEESYREELNDFSSETFFKEKPEQDSFPKNSETRERHHSGKEKRDASEKKEKTKSEKHREKSKDSEREKAEKSSERSQKEADKGSKDKKESKEKHKDLHKDRKISSDQKTEKREKTSSLEKDFSDKKDEKKARGKNWYNISDIFTDESEEEEQRFVPGFKITEAYNDMHRIDSYHERETIILDKDASQSEKHRKYSSDKQHSGEKQKERKKEKGLGESGKEKKDKNTEKHKDKKDKDSVDKHRKDRLSLDSNQDKNCKIKVPTDKKDKKHPTEEKVKSKHKEKSDHLKEKKFSKGESEKSMLEKLEEEALNDYKDDSNDKISEISSDSFTDRGQDPSNLFGAPGLANTDTIEEKYKDSVPVPCLAEKLKEKERNRHSSSSSKKSHEKDKVRKDKKSEKTDDVKDVYRRESMLYEKENPSGDGDSFPVFSVKTETEEELDRSMDYMFTSEKEKHDSERDLIKKSEKDKVYSVNTAAIKEKKKKEKHREKSKDEKHRDKHLEAFFKHHRDELKNTKERESPQLNSKDKSKDDLGKFGENRQKDRSKENTEKDKVDNVKISNGNEKMTLMKDSNKKDTRPREKLLGDGDLMMTSFERMLSQKDLEIEERHKKHKERMKQMEKMRHRSGDPKLKEKKAEELRKRSLDLNNKKTSVIDPLQKEKKAKDLAPLNISAPENKTQSVIGNDSKDWLNGPQIKEVLTASPRPDQNRPTGVPTPTSVVSCPSYEEVMQTPRTPSCSTEDYPELMFDCSDSQHTLPVSAMSMNACSPTFFDRYSTSGMTETPNQTPTKLSSSIIRSRSVSVDVRSVPEEEFPTTEMKFFRQQSVPASSGFSSPMQMIEDKVQPLVPAEKFPCLSPGYYSPGYPPDDVTFAPGDIASIAPSPDRVYSGVQAKSSPSERDDLLEPSTESAVPPDLGLQCDSAEAQQATESILPQEQSFSPPESNFLQPESAFLETENNFIPDSNSYTSEPDFMPQESDYLHQEPAYIPQQPPFLPQEPDFMPPEPSFIPSEPNYVIHTTPNFPPSENAYLPRESGFHSSHSEPSFLPPEPAFIPQPQESGFLPPIEENTFDSPISEPNLGWASPAHSNSEPMTQSLMGSNSDEQGNWSIRSNHVNSPQRFSESPKHFCPSDKNLPASVPFISSDSPYPVSPVSYPMSEAAPEELKGEVEDFMPQPEDQIPYMSPPPPPPLPPSPPPLPIFFDDCKTHPEETQTLPAEPQVNTNPIVDTLEPVKDNFVQSGEIQQNSQETEPWPNPFSSVVDDLEFGPFSLPELPLPVKDENDKEACVQSTITAVSPAVPSINTVESETEMQPNEGNLPKPATPNELSCVMEVADHSPEITEEKVNQIESTLEVQKVTPPPSKPIFDPASFPLPFVQLEHIEAKVQANLSSLETCVQVLPKKLDAVDTKEKESTPVENAADPLMQAEAPQINPSADVPEQTPKTVDVPKPPKVEEIPLRMTRNRAQMLANQNKQNSNPTEREQPVIAAPATRGKSKINEEEEPQTQHPRKRKLQKPNQLQQQIISNTSQQTREMIQQTLAAIVNAIKLDEIEPYHSDRSNPYFEYLQIRKKIEEKRKILCYITPQAPQCYAEYVTYTGSYLLDGKPLSKLHIPVIAPPPSLSEPLKELFRQQEAVRGKLRLQHSIEREKLIVSCEQENLRVHCRAARTIANQAVPFSACTMLLDSEVYNMPLENQGDENKSVRDRFNARQFLSWLQDVDDKYDRMKTCVLMRQQHEAAALNAVQRMEWQLKMQELDPTSHKSLCVNEVPSFYVPMVDVNDDFVLLPA; this comes from the exons TTGACACAACACCAAAGCATCCTTCTCAGTCTACAGTCGGTCAAAAGGGGACTCCAAATTCCGCCTCCAAAACCAAAGACAAAGTGAACAAGCGAAATGAGCGGGGAGAGACTCGTTTACATCGGGCAGCCATTCGAGGTGATGCACGCCGTATTAAAGAGCTCATAAATGAGGGAGCGGATGTCAATGTTAAAGACTTTGCAG GATGGACGGCATTACATGAGGCATGTAACAGAGGTTACTATGATGTTGCAAAACAGCTCCTGGCTGCCGGTGCAGAGGTTAACACCAAAGGGTTGGATGATGACACTCCCCTCCATGATGCTTCTAATAATGGTCACTTCAAG GTTGTGAAACTACTGTTGCGTTATGGAGGCAATCCTCATCAAAGTAACCGAAAGGGAGAGACCCCTTTAAAAGTCGCTAATTCACCAACCATGGTTAATCTTCTTCTTGGAAAGGGCACCTACACCTCCAGTGAGGAAAGTTCAACTG AAAGTTCAGAAGAAGAAGATGCTCCTTCATTTGCGCCCTCCAGTTCGGTTGATGGCAATAACACAGACTCAGAATTTGAAAAGGGCTCTAAACATAAGGGTAAACATCAGGAGGCACCCAAAAGCACGCCGGTGAAGGACGAATATGAGTTTGATGAAGATGATGAGGAAGACCGGGTACCTCCTGTTGATGATAAACATTTGTTAAAAAAAGACTTCCGTAAAGAGACTAAGGCGAACAGTTATATTTCTATTCCTAAAATGGAAGTAAAAACGTACTCTAAAAATACGACTGCACCAAAGAAAGCTGCTCGCCGTATCTTGTCTGATACATCAGATGAAGAGGAAAATTCTGTCTCTTTAGGGGCTGCTGATAAGCTCCGGTTATCAGCTCACACTGTTCTACCGAGCAATAAAACCAGGGAGCAACCTGTGGCCAAGCATAAAGAAAAGAGTAAAGTAAAAAAGAAGCGGAAGAAAgacacaaaaaataaagaaacaaagtttgggaagaaaaataatatattttgttcTGAGAGTGAAAGTGAAAACTTGGAAAGCGATGTGGAGAATGATATGCTTTCCTTAGATAATTCAAACTGTGTGAAAGACTCTGCCTTAGCTTTGAAGGAGCCTTCTTTGTTTAGCTCCTTATCTGCATCTTCAGCATCTTCTCAAGGGAGTTTAGCATCACAGAAGCACAATGCTAATATCCCTGACCAGCACTCCAAACATTGGAGGACAGACAATTGGAAAACTGTATCATCGCCAACCTGGTCAGATGTTAGCTCATTGTCCGATTCCACAAGGACGCGGTTAACTAGTGATTATGATTACTCTTCAGAAGATTCTAGTTTGGAGTCTTTGAAACAGGTTAAAAAGAAACACGAGCACAAAAAGAAAAGTAACACGCATAATAGTATATATGAAAAGAACTCTTTCCATCTTCATGTTGAAGGTGCAATTCCCAAATTAGACAAGGAAGGTAAAGTagtgaaaaaacataaaacaaaacataaacacAAAAGTAAAGAAAAGGTTCAAAACCAGACAAGCCAGGAAGTGAAGATACTTAAAAGCTTTTCATTTGACTATGAGGACTCAAAACAAAAATCGGAAAAGTGTTTCAATCTAGAAGTAGACATTCCTGAAAaattaaaagtattaaaacatgATCATGATCACCTCAGGAAAGAAGACAAACCTATTACCAAGGTTAAGGTAGAGGAGAAAGACTGGCCGTTTAGAGATGAGGGAGGCAAAGTTTTCAAAGAGGAGAAGTCATCAAAGAAAACAAAAGACGCTAAAGAAAGCAAAAGCTTGAAAGAGGACAGAGACCGCTCTAGTAAAACGGATCGAGAAAAAACTGTTAAGGAGAAATCCCCTAAAGACGACCGACCTAAAACACACAAagaagagaaaaagaagaaagtaAAAGATAAATCCTCAAAATCTGAAAAGAAATCTGAAGTAAAAGAGGAGAAACTTTCTAAAAATGAGCGAGAAAAAGTAAAGAAGGAAAAGACTCATGAGGAAGAAGTTTCTTTTGACGAGTTTAACAAGAGTAATTTTTTAGACAACGAGGAAGCAAAGTATTGTACTTCAGATGATCAAGGTTTGTGGATGTCTGAAATGTCATCAGATTCTTCTTTTGATTTCAAGGCAGAAGATAGCTGGGACTCTTCCTTCACAGACTTTAGGGAGAGTAAAAACAACATGATCCCAAAGCTAGTTGTGGAATCTATTAAGGAAGAAGTCAAGGAAAAAGATTCAAAAAGCAAAGACAAGAGAGACTATGGGGATAAACCAGAGAAGGAAGTAGCCATTAAAAGAAAGGATCGGGATTCTTCAGACAAAGTTTCTGACAAAAAGAGAGACCAAGCAGACTTGCACAAAGGCATCCCATCCTATACAACAGAGAAGGAAAAGAAACGGAGAGACTCTCTAGAGTGCACAAAGGTCAGAAAAGATAAAGATGGGGATTCTATCAGAAGAGATTCCTTGATAAACAAGGATCGAAGAGATTCCAAAGTGAAACAAGAGGAGTCATATAGAGAAGAACTAAATGACTTTAGCTCAGAAACCTTTTTCAAAGAGAAGCCTGAACAAGATTCTTTTCCCAAAAATTCGGAGACACGAGAACGACATCATTCTGGTAAAGAGAAAAGAGATGCTTCcgagaaaaaagagaaaaccaaATCTGAAAAACACAGAGAAAAATCTAAAGATTCTGAGCGAGAGAAGGCTGAGAAATCTTCTGAGAGAAGTCAGAAAGAAGCTGATAAAGGGTCTAAAGATAAGAAAGAGTCTAAAGAAAAACATAAAGATTTGcacaaagacagaaaaatctCTTCTGATCAGAAAACTGAGAAGAGAGAGAAAACTTCCTCTCTAGAAAAAGACTTTAGCGACAAGAAGGATGAAAAGAAAGCCAGGGGGAAAAACTGGTATAACATTTCTGACATTTTTACAGATGAAAGTGAAGAGGAAGAGCAAAGGTTTGTACCTGGGTTTAAAATTACTGAGGCCTACAATGACATGCATAGAATAGATAGTTACCATGAGAGGGAGACAATTATATTAGACAAAGATGCATCTCAGTCTGAGAAACACCGAAAATACTCTAGTGACAAGCAACATTCTGGTGAAAAACAGAAAGAGCGGAAAAAGGAAAAGGGTCTGGGAGAatctggaaaagaaaaaaaggacaaGAACACAGAAAAACACAAAGATAAGAAGGACAAGGATTCTGTAGACAAACATCGCAAGGATCGTCTGTCCCTTGATTCTAACCAAGATAAGAATTGTAAGATTAAAGTACCGACTGACAAAAAGGACAAGAAGCATCCCACGGAAGAGAAAGTAAAATCTAAACACAAAGAGAAGTCCGATCATTTAAAGGAGAAGAAGTTCTCTAAAGGTGAATCTGAGAAAAGCATGCTGGAGAAATTGGAGGAAGAAGCTCTTAACGACTATAAGGATGATTCAAATGACAAAATTAGCGAAATTTCTTCAGATAGTTTTACTGATAGGGGCCAAGATCCGAGTAATCTTTTTGGGGCTCCTGGATTAGCCAACACGGATACTATAGAAGAAAAATATAAGGATTCAGTTCCTGTGCCTTGCTTAGCAGAGAAGCTAAAAGAGAAGGAGAGAAATAGACACTCTTCATCATCCTCAAAGAAAAGCCATGAGAAAGATAAAGTTCGGAAAgacaaaaaatctgaaaaaactgATGATGTGAAAGATGTCTACAGACGCGAGTCCATGCTGTATGAGAAAGAGAATCCTTCAGGAGATGGAGACTCTTTCCCTGTATTCAGTGTTAAGACAGAGACTGAAGAGGAATTGGATCGAAGTATGGATTATATGTTCACTTCAGAAAAAGAGAAACATGATTCTGAGAGAGATCTTATAAAGAAGTCAGAAAAGGACAAAGTTTACAGTGTGAACACAGCAGCTataaaggagaagaagaagaaagagaaACATCGTGAAAAAAGTAAAGATGAAAAGCACAGAGACAAACATTTGGAGGCATTCTTTAAACATCACAGGGATGAGttgaaaaacacaaaagagagagAATCTCCCCAGTTGAACTCAAAAGATAAATCTAAAGATGATTtggggaaatttggtgaaaacagGCAAAAGGACAGATCTAAAGAAAATACTGAAAAAGACAAAGTAGACAATGTAAAAATCAGTAATGGAAATGAAAAGATGACCCTGATGAAAGACTCCAACAAGAAAGACACCAGACCTAGGGAAAAACTGTTGGGTGATGGAGACCTTATGATGACCAGCTTTGAGAGGATGCTAAGCCAAAAAGATCTTGAGATAGAAGAGAGGCACAAAAAGCATAAGGAAAGAATGAAACAAATGGAAAAGATGAGACACCGTTCTGGTGACCCAAAGTTGAAAGAGAAGAAAGCAGAAGAATTACGCAAGCGGAGTTTGGATTTGAACAATAAGAAAACCTCTGTGATTGACCCCCTTCAAAAAGAAAAGAAGGCAAAAGATTTGGCACCTTTGAATATTTCTGCCCCAGAAAATAAAACTCAATCTGTGATTGGGAATGATTCTAAAGACTGGCTCAATGGTCCTCAGATAAAGGAAGTGCTCACAGCTTCACCAAGACCAGATCAGAATAGGCCAACTGGAGTCCCAACTCCTACATCTGTTGTCTCATGCCCTAGCTATGAAGAGGTAATGCAAACTCCAAGAACACCATCTTGTAGCACTGAAGACTATCCAGAACTGATGTTTGACTGTTCAGATAGCCAGCATACTCTGCCTGTGTCTGCAATGTCTATGAATGCATGTTCGCCAACTTTCTTTGATCGGTATTCAACATCTGGGATGACAGAAACTCCAAACCAAACACCAACGAAATTATCTTCTTCTATTATTAGAAGTCGTTCAGTCTCAGTTGATGTAAGAAGTGTTCCCGAGGAGGAGTTTCCAACTACTGAGATGAAATTCTTTAGACAGCAGAGTGTTCCAGCATCGTCTGGCTTTAGTTCACCCAtgcagatgatagaagataaggTTCAACCTCTTGTGCCTGCAGAGAAATTTCCATGTCTGTCTCCCGGGTATTACTCACCAGGCTACCCACCTGATGATGTTACTTTTGCACCTGGCGACATTGCAAGTATTGCTCCTTCACCCGACCGCGTCTACTCAGGAGTACAAGCCAAATCTTCTCCTTCAGAAAGAGATGACCTGCTAGAGCCTTCTACTGAAAGTGCTGTTCCTCCAGACCTTGGGTTACAATGTGATTCTGCTGAAGCACAACAAGCGACCGAATCTATTCTTCCTCAAGAACAAAGCTTTTCACCCCCAGAATCTAACTTTCTTCAGCCAGAATCTGCCTTTTTAGAAACTGAAAATAATTTTATCCCAGACAGTAATAGTTATACTTCTGAACCTGATTTCATGCCACAAGAATCAGATTATTTGCACCAAGAACCTGCATATATtccacagcagcctcccttccTACCCCAGGAGCCAGACTTTATGCCCCCTGAGCCATCATTTATTCCATCAGAACCCAATTATGTGATCCACACAACGCCAAATTTCCCCCCTTCTGAGAATGCTTATTTGCCTCGAGAATCAGGCTTCCATTCCTCGCATTCGGAACCCTCTTTTCTACCACCTGAACCTGCCTTTATTCCACAACCGCAAGAATCTGGCTTTCTTCCCCCAATTGAAGAAAATACTTTTGACTCTCCTATTTCAGAACCAAATCTAGGTTGGGCAAGTCCAGCACATAGTAACTCAGAGCCTATGACTCAAAGTTTAATGGGAAGTAATTCAGACGAGCAAGGGAATTGGTCTATAAGATCCAATCATGTTAACTCACCTCAAAGATTCTCTGAGTCTCCTAAGCATTTTTGCCCATCAGACAAAAATCTTCCTGCTTCGGTTCCATTTATTTCATCTGACTCTCCCTACCCAGTTTCTCCGGTTTCATATCCTATGTCTGAAGCTGCTCCTGAGGAATTAAAAGGGGAAGTAGAGGATTTTATGCCTCAACCTGAAGACCAGATCCCTTATATGTCGCCGCCGCcaccacctcctcttcctccttcacCACCACCTCTTCCTATATTTTTTGATGACTGTAAAACCCATCCAGAAGAAACACAAACTCTGCCAGCCGAGCCCCAGGTTAATACAAATCCCATTGTAGACACTTTAGAACCTGTTAAAGATAATTTTGTACAATCTGGTGAAATCCAGCAAAATAGTCAAGAGACTGAGCCATGGCCTAACCCATTTTCGTCAGTAGTTGATGACTTGGAATTTGGGCCATTTTCTTTACCAGAACTCCCTCTTCCTGTAAAAGATGAGAATGACAAGGAAGCTTGTGTACAGTCAACCATCACTGCAGTAAGTCCAGCTGTTCCTTCTATTAATACTGTGGAGAGCGAAACTGAAATGCAACCAAATGAAGGTAATCTTCCAAAGCCAGCTACTCCAAACGAACTGTCTTGTGTGATGGAAGTTGCTGACCACTCACCTGAAATAACAGAAGAGAAGGTTAATCAAATTGAGTCTACTTTAGAAGTCCAAAAGGTAACTCCTCCTCCTTCAAAGCCAATTTTTGATCCAGCATCATTTCCTCTGCCGTTCGTACAACTGGAGCACATTGAGGCGAAAGTTCAGGCAAACCTAAGCTCTTTAGAAACCTGTGTTCAGGTTTTGCCAAAGAAACTTGATGCTGTGGATACCAAGGAAAAAGAAAGTACACCAGTAGAAAATGCTGCTGATCCACTTATGCAAGCAGAGGCCCCTCAAATTAACCCCAGTGCAGATGTTCCAGAACAGACACCGAAAACAGTTGACGTTCCAAAACCACCTAAAGTGGAGGAGATTCCGCTCCGTATGACCCGTAACAGGGCTCAGATGCTTGCCAACCAGAATAAACAAAACTCCAATCCAACAGAGAGAGAGCAGCCAGTAATAGCTGCACCAGCTACTCGAGGCAAAAGTAAAATCAATGAGGAGGAAGAGCCACAAACACAACACCCACGGAAGAGAAAGTTGCAGAAACCTAACCAGCTCCAGCAGCAGATTATAAGCAACACCAGTCAACAAACTCGGGAGATGATACAACAGACATTGGCTGCCATAGTGAATGCTATCAAGTTGGATGAAATTGAGCCATATCACAGTGACCGGTCTAATCCATACTTTGAATATTTGCAAATTAGAAAGAAAATTGAAGAGAAGAGGAAAATCTTATGTTATATAACTCCACAAGCACCACAGTGCTATGCTGAATATGTCACCTATACAGGCTCGTATCTTTTGGATGGCAAGCCTCTCAGCAAGCTTCACATTCCAGTG ATTGcaccacctccatcattgtcTGAGCCACTAAAAGAACTATTCAGGCAACAGGAAGCCGTAAGAGGGAAACTTCGCCTACAACACAGCATTGAAAGA GAGAAACTCATAGTGTCCTGTGAACAAGAGAATCTTCGAGTTCATTGTAGAGCGGCGAGGACAATTGCAAATCAGGCTGTGCCTTTCAGCGCCTGCACCATGTTACTGGACTCGGAGGTGTATAACATGCCTCTAGAAAATCAG GGAGATGAAAACAAGTCAGTCAGAGATCGATTCAATGCTCGTCAGTTCCTGTCCTGGCTACAAGATGTCGACGATAAGTATGACAGGATGAAG actTGTGTGTTAATGAGACAGCAGCATGAAGCAGCAGCCTTGAATGCAGTGCAGAGGATGGAGTGGCAGCTAAAGATGCAGGAGCTGGACCCAACAAGCCACAAGTCCTTGTGCGTCAATGAAGTTCCCTCTTTCTATGTGCCAATGGTGGATGTTAATGATGACTTTGTGCTCTTGCCAGCATGA